In the genome of Topomyia yanbarensis strain Yona2022 unplaced genomic scaffold, ASM3024719v1 HiC_scaffold_47, whole genome shotgun sequence, one region contains:
- the LOC131695602 gene encoding pancreatic triacylglycerol lipase-like — protein sequence MKFTILVLFLLALGARSTPVEPRYSLVSDANGNLHLVNPNPYTVIDAELEPFFNAETDIVFRLFTRSNPNDGQVLFWNDPGSVHNSNFNPAHPTRFTIHGWNGDGTSDLNSNTRGNYFAIGDFNAISVDWGAGAQTINYISARNRVDSVGDIVSRMINTLVTASGASRNSISIIGHSLGAHAAGNAGKYQGGQIHTIVGLDPAGPLFSLGQSDILTPNDAQYVEAISSNAGTLGFDQPLGQATFFPNGGSSQPGCGIDLTGSCAHSRSHEMFAESISSPVGFRSTRCASHSEVVGGGCTSSGPDAMMGGEPSNHGRGVNGVYRLNTNSNAPFAQG from the exons ATGAAGTTCACGATACTAGTTCTATTTCTATTGGCTCTAGGGG CCCGATCAACACCCGTGGAACCCCGGTACAGTCTTGTTTCTGACGCTAACGGAAACCTACATCTGGTCAATCCGAATCCCTACACTGTGATTGACGCCGAGTTGGAACCATTTTTCAACGCTGAAACCGATATCGTCTTCCGGCTTTTCACCCGATCCAATCCAAACGATGGACAGGTGCTGTTTTGGAATGACCCAGGATCTGTTCATAACTCAAACTTCAACCCAGCTCATCCAACGCGGTTCACCATTCACGGTTGGAATGGAGACGGCACATCTGATTTGAACAGTAACACTCGTGGCAACTACTTTGCAATCGGTGACTTCAACGCTATCAGTGTCGACTGGGGAGCAGGTGCGCAAACGATCAACTACATCAGTGCCAGAAATCGGGTGGACTCCGTCGGAGATATTGTGTCCCGCATGATCAATACACTGGTGACCGCTAGTGGAGCTTCCCGAAACAGCATCAGCATCATCGGTCACAGTTTGGGAGCTCATGCTGCTGGAAACGCTGGTAAATACCAAGGTGGTCAGATTCATACGATCGTTGGTTTGGACCCAGCCGGCCCATTGTTCTCGCTAGGCCAATCAGATATTTTGACTCCCAATGACGCTCAGTACGTGGAGGCAATATCCTCGAATGCAGGTACGCTGGGATTCGATCAACCTCTGGGCCAAGCTACCTTCTTTCCGAACGGAGGAAGTTCACAGCCTGgctgcggtattgatttaacCGGTAGTTGTGCACACTCGCGATCCCATGAAATGTTCGCCGAGTCGATTTCGTCACCGGTTGGTTTCCGATCGACCCGATGTGCATCTCACAGTGAAGTGGTGGGTGGTGGATGTACTTCCAGCGGACCGGATGCGATGATGGGTGGCGAGCCGTCGAACCATGGCCGAGGTGTTAATGGAGTTTACCGGTTAAATACTAACTCGAACGCTCCATTTGCCCAGGGATAA
- the LOC131695598 gene encoding pancreatic triacylglycerol lipase-like yields the protein MVRNVLLTVLLYTSWHLTSGNPLHQARWELIPDGNGFLRMVNIAAYSLPEDDSVQPLFNPHEDIIYRLFTRSNPTEPQILTDAESIQGSYFNPDHPTRFTIHGWSNDGSHFMNQEIRDEFWRVGDFNIITVDWGVGAMTNYISARANVGPAGAGVSGFLDRLLDATGISPDSIYLIGFSLGAHVAGNAGKGQRGLVNTIIALDPAGPLFSVGQETAVSPTDGQYVETIMTNAGLLGINTVLGQANFFPNWGRTQPGCGTDTGGSCAHSRAPQFYAESISSSTAFRAVRCANHEEMLEGICTPSGDDANMGGQPSNQGRGVSGVFHLSTRAEAPFALG from the coding sequence ATGGTGCGAAATGTACTGCTCACGGTGTTACTCTACACCAGCTGGCATCTGACGAGCGGGAACCCACTTCACCAAGCCCGCTGGGAACTGATTCCGGATGGAAATGGATTTCTGCGTATGGTAAATATAGCGGCCTATTCGCTGCCGGAAGACGATTCAGTGCAGCCTTTGTTCAATCCACATGAGGACATCATCTATCGGCTGTTCACACGAAGCAACCCAACTGAACCGCAGATTCTGACCGATGCGGAGTCTATTCAAGGCAGCTACTTCAATCCAGATCACCCGACAAGATTCACGATTCACGGTTGGAGTAACGATGGTAGCCACTTTATGAATCAGGAAATTCGGGATGAATTTTGGCGGGTCGGAGATTTCAACATAATTACAGTAGACTGGGGCGTCGGAGCGATGACCAACTACATTTCCGCAAGAGCCAATGTTGGCCCCGCCGGAGCAGGAGTTTCCGGGTTCCTTGATCGGCTATTGGATGCCACTGGAATATCGCCAGACAGCATTTACCTTATCGGATTTAGCTTGGGAGCACACGTAGCCGGCAACGCTGGCAAAGGGCAGCGAGGGCTAGTGAACACTATCATTGCACTCGATCCAGCCGGACCGCTATTTTCGGTTGGTCAGGAAACTGCTGTTTCTCCTACTGACGGGCAGTATGTGGAAACCATCATGACTAACGCAGGACTGCTGGGAATTAATACTGTCTTGGGACAAGCGAACTTTTTCCCAAACTGGGGACGAACACAACCCGGATGTGGCACTGATACCGGCGGAAGTTGTGCTCACAGTCGAGCTCCTCAATTCTATGCGGAGTCGATTAGCTCTTCTACGGCGTTCAGAGCCGTTAGATGTGCAAACCATGAGGAAATGCTGGAAGGAATTTGTACGCCAAGTGGTGATGATGCCAACATGGGTGGACAACCTTCGAACCAGGGACGAGGAGTGAGTGGAGTTTTTCACTTGTCGACGAGAGCGGAGGCGCCGTTTGCTCTGGGGTAA
- the LOC131695596 gene encoding pancreatic triacylglycerol lipase-like, whose amino-acid sequence MKFSVAACLLLAIGAHSTPIDHRRSLVFDANGNLHLVNADPYSTVNAELEPLFTAETDIVFRLFTRSNPVHAQILQWNDAASIHNSNFNPAHPTRFTIHGWNGDGSSGLHSNIRSHYFTVGEFNTISVDWGVGAQTINYITARNRVDAVGDVVSRMINTLVSATGISRNSISIIGHSLGAHAAGNAGKYQAGQMHTIVGLDPAGPLFSLGQSDIMTPGDAQYVEAVFSNAGTLGFDLPLGDANFYPNGGRSQPGCGIDIAGNCAHSRSHELFAESISSTVGFRATRCASHDEVLSGGCTSSGPDARMGGEPSNHGRGVNGIFRFSTNSAAPFAQG is encoded by the exons ATGAAGTTTTCGGTAGCAGCTTGTCTTCTCCTGGCAATAGGTG CTCACTCCACTCCCATCGATCATCGCCGTAGTCTGGTGTTTGACGCTAACGGGAATCTACACCTTGTCAACGCCGACCCCTACAGCACGGTTAACGCTGAGTTGGAACCACTGTTTACGGCTGAAACCGACATCGTCTTCCGGCTGTTCACCCGTTCAAATCCGGTTCACGCACAAATACTGCAATGGAATGACGCTGCATCGATCCACAACTCGAACTTTAATCCGGCACACCCAACCCGGTTCACCATTCATGGCTGGAATGGAGACGGATCTTCTGGGTTACATAGCAATATCCGCAGCCATTATTTCACCGTCGGTGAGTTCAACACAATCAGTGTCGACTGGGGTGTTGGAGCGCAAACTATCAACTACATTACGGCCAGAAATCGCGTAGACGCAGTCGGAGACGTGGTATCTCGGATGATTAACACGTTGGTGTCCGCTACTGGGATTTCCCGAAACAGTATCAGTATCATCGGTCACAGTTTGGGAGCTCATGCTGCAGGGAACGCTGGTAAATATCAGGCCGGTCAAATGCACACAATCGTCGGTTTGGATCCCGCTGGGCCACTATTTTCGCTGGGCCAATCGGACATCATGACTCCAGGCGATGCTCAGTACGTGGAAGCCGTATTCTCCAACGCCGGTACGCTGGGATTCGATCTTCCGCTGGGTGATGCCAACTTCTACCCGAACGGAGGACGTTCGCAGCCCGGTTGTGGCATTGACATTGCGGGTAACTGTGCTCACTCGCGATCGCATGAATTGTTTGCTGAGTCCATTTCGAGTACGGTTGGGTTCCGTGCAACCCGATGTGCATCTCATGACGAAGTCTTGAGCGGTGGTTGTACATCCAGCGGGCCGGATGCCAGGATGGGGGGCGAACCGTCGAACCATGGTCGGGGGGTGAATGGCATTTTCCGGTTTAGTACGAACTCGGCTGCGCCGTTTGCACAGGGATGA